The Chryseolinea soli nucleotide sequence CGTAGAGGGCCATGTGCCAGCACCTTTGCGCGAGACGCTCATGACCCGTTTGCGGGAGCAACTGCCGGGCTATAAAACGCCAAAGGAGATTTTTGTGGTGCCGCGTTTTCAATATACCGGGAGCGACAAGATCAATCGAAAAGAAACCCTGAAAGGGCTTGCCGGATTGTAACGATCGCAGTGCTATCTTAGCATTCAACCCAAACCAACCAAAACCGTGTCCGAAATCCACCCCGAAATCATCAATGCGTCCGCTGCCGACATTGCCCTTATTCAGGACATTGCCGAAAAGACCTGGTGGCCGACTTACTCCCCTATCATCACGGATGTGCAGATCCGCTATATGCTGGATGCCATCTATTCTACCGAGACCCTGTTGAACGTGATCCAGGGCGGATCGCAGCATTTCATCTTGATTAAGGATGAGGCTGGTGTGCAGGGGTTTGCCTCCTATGGCCCGCGCCCGGACGAGCGCAACGTCTACAAGCTCCACAAGATCTATGTGCTGCCCGACAACCACGGAAAGGGCTATGGCGCCCAACTCGTCGCGGAGGTCAAAAGAAGACTCAAGATGCAGGGGATCCACACCCTGGACCTGAATGTGAACCGGCATAACAAAGCCCGGGAGTTTTACGAAAAGCTGGGCTTCACGGTGATCCAGGAAGAAGACGTTCCCATTGGCCCCTATTGGATGAACGACTATGTGATGCGCCTCACTTTTTAGTGTCCGGGCCAACAATATGAGCAACCGCCGGTTTGTACAGAATAGGTATTGCAGAAACCCTTTGTGAAGTGTTAATTGCCATTTATAAACTGACGGAATAGTGCTTTGGTATCGTGAATTTGGAGTAACAGAATTGATCTTCATCGCGGCATTCGCCGTGTTGTATATCCTGTATTTTATCCGCATCATCCGCATCGCCACCCGGTTGAAGTCGTCCTACAGCCATGTGTTCATCAAGCTGTTTTTCAGGACGTTTTATTTTGCCCTGTTCATCGTGGCGTTGCTGGGACCTTCGTTTGGAGGATCGAAGAAAGAAGTGAAATCGGTGGGCAAAGACATCATGATCTGCGTGGACCTGTCGAAGTCCATGGACGCCTTCGACATTCAGCCTACGCGGTTGGAGAAAGTGAAGTACGAAATGAAGAAAGTCGTGGCCGCCTTCAACTCCGATCGCATCGGCATCATTATCTTCTCATCGGAAGCCTTTATGCAATGCCCCCTGACCTATGATCAGAATGCGCTCAACCTCTTTATCGAGACCATGAACAGCGGACTTGTCCCCGCCTCGGGCACCGACTTCGGCCCGCCCCTGCGGCTGGCCCTGAAAAAATTGGAGGAGGATGACACCGCACCCAATGAGCAGGCCAAATCCAAAGTGATCATCCTCATCAGCGACGGCGAAGATTTTGGGGAAGACACCGACGACGTGGTCAACGAAATCGAGAAGCGAGACATCAAGCTTTTCACACTCGGTGTGGGCACGGAAAAAGGAGGAAATATTTATGCGGGCAATACGTTAAAGACCAACCGCAATGGCCTGATCGTAGTGACCAAACTAAACCCAAAAGAGCTGGTGAACCTGGCCGACAAAACCGGGGGGCAATATTTCGAGATCAACGACTCGAAGAACGACGTTACCCGCCTTATCAACACCATCGGCAAAATTGAAGGCGAGCTGCGCGACGCGCGCTTTATTGACGTGACGGCCAACAAGTATTTTTACTTCCTGGCGTTTGCCGCCTTGCTTTTTCTGCTGGATGTTCTCATTAACGTACCGACCGTGAAAATATGAAGTACCTGCTGGCTGCCCTTCTTGCTGCATTGCTCATCGATCCGGGAAAGATCGCACGCGAAAATCGCGCGAAGTCCGAAGCGCGCGAGGCCTACACGTCGGGCGACTACAAGAAGGCACTGGAAAAATATAAGTACCTGGCCGATTCCCTGGGTGTGCGCGAAGACGAAGTGCTGCTGAACCTGGGCCACACCTATTTTCAAACTAACGACACGACCAACGCCATCTCCACCTACCAATCGCTGGTGGGCAGCATGAACGTGGCCGTGCGCTCCAAGGCCAACCAGCAGCTGGGTATCCTCCACCACCGTCAAGGCAAAATGGAAGCCGCCCTGGCCGATTTCAAGGCCGCCGTAAAGGCCGATGCCGCCAACATCGACGCCCGCTACAACTACGAGATGCTGAAGCGCAAACTGGACGAAAAGAAGAAGGAAGACGAGAAAAAGAACCCTAAAAACAAGCCCCCGGAACCTTCTGCCTATGCAAAGAAGTTAAAAGCACAGGCGGATGCCCTCGTGGCCCAATTCCGCTTTGGGGAAGCCAATACGCTCATGACCGAAGGGGCCAAAAAGGACCCCACCGTCATGCATTACCAGGATTTTATGACACGCCTGCAAGACGTGACCACCATAAACAAACCGAAATGAAAGCAACGCTCTGTACGCTATTTTTCCTCATCTGCGTGGCCATAACCGGCTTTTCGCAAGGAGCCCAGACGTATTTCAACACCTCGGCCAACCTCTACGTGAATGGAAAGAACCCGGAAGCCCTGGCCTCCGTGACCGCCGGTCTGAAAAAATTTCCCTCCGATGCCAAACTGAAAGCCCTCTATGACAAGCTGAACCAGGAAAAGAAAGACCAGGAGAAGAAGGATCAGCAACAGAAAAAGGACCAGCAAAACAAAGAGAAGCAAGACCAGGAGAAAAAGGATAAAGAAAAGCAGGAACAGGACCAGCAGAAAAAAGATCAAAAGGACCAAAAAGAGGATCAAAAAGATCAGGAGCAGAAGGACAAAGAGCAGAAAGAAAAAGAACAAAAAGAAAAGGAAGGCAAAGAAAAGAAGGATCCGCAGGACGAGCAGCAACAAAACGAAGACAAGAACAAACCCAAACCTGAAAAGTCACCCCAACTTGACGAGAAGCTTCGCGACATGAAGATCAGCGAAGAAAAAGCCAAGATGATCCTCGAAGCGATGAAGAACCAGGAGGTTCAATACCTCCAACAAAACAAACGCAAAGCCACCAAACCCAAAGACAAAAGCAAACCCGACTGGTAGTGGTTTGCATTTCTTTGCTTATCCGTCGTAGCTTTAGCGAAGACGGGTGCCCTTGGGATTAACACATTTGAACAACTACAACACCATGAAAGAAGTATACATCGTCTCCGCCGTACGCACCCCCATCGGAAGCTTCGGTGGCAGCCTCAGCTCCCTCACCGCGGTGCAACTCGGCGCCATCGCCTTTAAAGCCGCGGTACAAAAAGCAGGCATCGACCCCAAGCTGGTACAGGAAGTTTTCGTAGGCAATGTCATCGCCTCCGGCCTCGGCCAGGCACCCGCCACGCAAGTAGCGGCCGGCGCGGGACTGGGTTTCGAGATCCCCTGCACCCTGGTGAACAAAGTCTGCGCTTCGGGAATGAAGGCCGTGATGCTCGGGGCACAATCCATCATGCTGGGGCAACAAGACGTGGTACTCACCGGCGGCATGGAAAGCATGAGCAACATCCCTTACTACCTGGCCAAAGCCCGCACCGGTTACAAATTCGGCAACGGCGAACTGTTGGACGGCCTTACCTACGACGGCCTCACCGACATCTACAATCAGGTAGCCATGGGCGTTTGCGCCGACAACACCGCGAAGGAGATGAACATCTCGCGTCAAGATCAAGACAACTATGCGATCAACTCCTACAAACGTTCCGCTGCTGCGTGGAGCGCAGGCAAGTTCAAAGACGAAGTCGTGCCCGTAGAGATCGTTGACCGCAAGGGAAACAAGACGATCTTTGCCGAAGACGAAGAATACAAGAATGTGAACTTCGACAAGATCCCCAGCCTGAAACCCGCCTTCACCAAAGACGGCACCGTGACCGCCGCCAACGCCTCCACGCTGAACGACGGCGCATCTTCTATCCTGCTGGTGAGCAAAGAAAAAGCGGAGGCCCTGGGGCTGAAACCCATCGCCAAGATCCTCGGCTTTGCCGACGCTGCACAAGATCCCATGTGGTTCACCACAACGCCGACGATTGCCATTCCCAAGGCGATGAAGAACGCCGGTGTGGACAAAAAGGACGTAGGCTACTATGAGATCAACGAAGCTTTCTCGGCTGTGGCACTGGCCAACAGCCAGAACCTGGGTCTCGACATCAACAAAGTGAACGTGAATGGTGGCGGCGTGGCTCTGGGGCACCCGCTGGGGTCGTCAGGGTCGCGCATACTGACCACGCTCATCAACGTGCTGAAGCAAAACAACGCCGGCATTGGCGTGGCTGGCATCTGCAATGGTGGTGGCGGCGCCTCAGCGATTGTGATCGAAAATGTTTGAGTCGTTTCTGAACAACATCGAAAATAGCCTTGCGTTATCTGCAAGGCTATTTATTTTTATAACGTGAAGCATCTTATCGCTATTTTATTCCTTCTCGCTACCTGCGTCGTTGCGCATGCACAAAAAGAAGTGCGCACCTACTACGACGCTCCCAAGCAACATGTACAGGAAGTCTACTTTGTCTCAAAAGACGATCCCGAAAAATATGTGGGCCACTATCAGCGCTACTACGAGAACGGCAACATCATGGTCGACGGCACCTTCAACGACGAGGGCGAGAAATCGGGACTCTTCACCGAATACCACGACAACGGTAAGGTTGCCCGCAAGATCACCTTTGTGAACGGGCTGCGTCACGGCGTGGTGCAGATCTATGATGAAGATGGCAAACCGTTTCAAAAGGCTTACTATCAAAACGACATCCTCACCGACAGCATCCAACTCTATTTCGACAACGGCGTGGTGAAGCGCGAGACCTTCTTCGTGAAAGGCAAACCCGAAGGCATGGTGCGCGAATATTACCCGAACCACAAAGTAAAAAAGGAGCAGCAATACGAAAAAGGCAAACCCAATGGCATCGCCCGTTCCTTCTACGCCGACGGCAAAATTGAAACTGAAGCCAACTACAAAGACGGCATCCTTACGGGCTTCTATAAAACCTACTATACCAACGGCCAACTGCAAACCGCCTCCACCATGGCGAACGGCACCAAGAACGGCCAATTCAAAAGCTACGACGAACAAGGCCACCTCGTGCTGGACGGCAACTTCCTCAACGCCAAACTCCACGGCAACAACACCGGCTACTTTGCCGATGGCACGGTGCAACACAAATACCAATACAAGGAGGGCAAGAAGGTGGGCACCAACTATGACTACTACCCTTCCGGAAAGATCAAGATCAAAGAACAGGCATCTTCCAGTGGCGTGGATGCCTCGATCGAGGAGTATGACGAGAACGGCGCTGTTCTGTCGGAGAAGAAATTAAAAAATGGGGTGCTTGCAGGGACCAGTGTTTACTACTATCCCGGTGGCAAGCCAGTGAAACTGAAAGAGACATTTGAGGCGGGGAAGCTTAGTGGGATTCGGTATAGTTATTATCCCTCCGGGAAAATCCAAAAAGAGGAGACTTTTAAAGTGAACTTGCTGGCAGGGCCGGTGAAGACGTACTATGAGACAGGGACTTTAGAGTCTACTACAGAATACAAAAATAATCGGCGTCATGGGCCTTTTGTGGCTTATCATGATAATGGGAAGATGAAAGAGCAGGGAGAGTATATTTCGGATAAGAAGTATAAGGA carries:
- a CDS encoding GNAT family N-acetyltransferase — translated: MSEIHPEIINASAADIALIQDIAEKTWWPTYSPIITDVQIRYMLDAIYSTETLLNVIQGGSQHFILIKDEAGVQGFASYGPRPDERNVYKLHKIYVLPDNHGKGYGAQLVAEVKRRLKMQGIHTLDLNVNRHNKAREFYEKLGFTVIQEEDVPIGPYWMNDYVMRLTF
- a CDS encoding vWA domain-containing protein — translated: MLWYREFGVTELIFIAAFAVLYILYFIRIIRIATRLKSSYSHVFIKLFFRTFYFALFIVALLGPSFGGSKKEVKSVGKDIMICVDLSKSMDAFDIQPTRLEKVKYEMKKVVAAFNSDRIGIIIFSSEAFMQCPLTYDQNALNLFIETMNSGLVPASGTDFGPPLRLALKKLEEDDTAPNEQAKSKVIILISDGEDFGEDTDDVVNEIEKRDIKLFTLGVGTEKGGNIYAGNTLKTNRNGLIVVTKLNPKELVNLADKTGGQYFEINDSKNDVTRLINTIGKIEGELRDARFIDVTANKYFYFLAFAALLFLLDVLINVPTVKI
- a CDS encoding tetratricopeptide repeat protein; translation: MKYLLAALLAALLIDPGKIARENRAKSEAREAYTSGDYKKALEKYKYLADSLGVREDEVLLNLGHTYFQTNDTTNAISTYQSLVGSMNVAVRSKANQQLGILHHRQGKMEAALADFKAAVKADAANIDARYNYEMLKRKLDEKKKEDEKKNPKNKPPEPSAYAKKLKAQADALVAQFRFGEANTLMTEGAKKDPTVMHYQDFMTRLQDVTTINKPK
- a CDS encoding acetyl-CoA C-acyltransferase, with the protein product MKEVYIVSAVRTPIGSFGGSLSSLTAVQLGAIAFKAAVQKAGIDPKLVQEVFVGNVIASGLGQAPATQVAAGAGLGFEIPCTLVNKVCASGMKAVMLGAQSIMLGQQDVVLTGGMESMSNIPYYLAKARTGYKFGNGELLDGLTYDGLTDIYNQVAMGVCADNTAKEMNISRQDQDNYAINSYKRSAAAWSAGKFKDEVVPVEIVDRKGNKTIFAEDEEYKNVNFDKIPSLKPAFTKDGTVTAANASTLNDGASSILLVSKEKAEALGLKPIAKILGFADAAQDPMWFTTTPTIAIPKAMKNAGVDKKDVGYYEINEAFSAVALANSQNLGLDINKVNVNGGGVALGHPLGSSGSRILTTLINVLKQNNAGIGVAGICNGGGGASAIVIENV
- a CDS encoding toxin-antitoxin system YwqK family antitoxin, which translates into the protein MKHLIAILFLLATCVVAHAQKEVRTYYDAPKQHVQEVYFVSKDDPEKYVGHYQRYYENGNIMVDGTFNDEGEKSGLFTEYHDNGKVARKITFVNGLRHGVVQIYDEDGKPFQKAYYQNDILTDSIQLYFDNGVVKRETFFVKGKPEGMVREYYPNHKVKKEQQYEKGKPNGIARSFYADGKIETEANYKDGILTGFYKTYYTNGQLQTASTMANGTKNGQFKSYDEQGHLVLDGNFLNAKLHGNNTGYFADGTVQHKYQYKEGKKVGTNYDYYPSGKIKIKEQASSSGVDASIEEYDENGAVLSEKKLKNGVLAGTSVYYYPGGKPVKLKETFEAGKLSGIRYSYYPSGKIQKEETFKVNLLAGPVKTYYETGTLESTTEYKNNRRHGPFVAYHDNGKMKEQGEYISDKKYKEWKTFDANGNVLSSVIYKAGVPVKN